A stretch of the Amycolatopsis sp. BJA-103 genome encodes the following:
- a CDS encoding NADase-type glycan-binding domain-containing protein, which produces MLICGKCGHPNADPDTFCGACGKFLEWDGKRVKVEVAPALIEQAEEETATKRGLLVRIRRAAHELVGGTPLPDSKPAKKPEPAEAPPAAPPGLPPGPPPGMPPGMPPGLPPGMPPGMPPGLPPGLPPGMPPGMPGDPAGLVDFADLPDDPADLPGPERHLAAPVVETEPPEQKPQPDRPRAVTVSRVPPRTKPRPGDLICGECGEGNPAHRKFCRRCGDSLATAEVAKRPWWRRLLPRRRVRKAGSRPSRPGDGRGRRALSLAARRIRAAIGVVILVGGLVVGLYPPLRTAALHQVDRLRQWVLDTAETALGPVRPSTVDGPGGSPDHPPKAAFDTFKNTYWATTWDARKRPSLVIKLNGPVALRKVIVTSGASDAFAAHGRPASLEFSYSNEKSDIVSVRDSPQPQELALTNAVGVTGLKITVSAVHAAQDAKDVAVAEVELFGIGG; this is translated from the coding sequence ATGCTGATCTGCGGGAAATGCGGCCATCCGAACGCGGATCCGGACACCTTCTGCGGCGCTTGCGGGAAGTTCCTCGAATGGGACGGCAAGCGGGTCAAGGTCGAGGTCGCGCCCGCGCTCATCGAGCAGGCGGAGGAGGAGACCGCGACCAAACGCGGTCTGCTCGTCCGGATCCGGCGCGCGGCACACGAACTCGTCGGCGGGACACCGCTTCCGGACTCGAAGCCCGCGAAGAAACCCGAACCGGCCGAAGCTCCGCCAGCCGCGCCTCCCGGCCTCCCACCGGGACCGCCACCGGGAATGCCGCCCGGCATGCCTCCCGGGCTCCCGCCGGGGATGCCACCGGGCATGCCACCGGGTTTGCCTCCAGGACTTCCGCCGGGGATGCCGCCCGGGATGCCCGGCGATCCGGCCGGTCTCGTCGATTTCGCGGATCTCCCGGACGATCCGGCGGATCTGCCCGGTCCGGAACGTCATCTGGCGGCACCGGTGGTCGAAACCGAACCCCCCGAACAGAAACCCCAGCCCGACCGCCCGCGAGCGGTGACGGTCAGCCGCGTTCCGCCGAGGACCAAGCCACGGCCGGGCGACCTCATCTGCGGTGAGTGCGGCGAGGGAAACCCTGCGCACCGCAAGTTCTGCCGCCGGTGCGGGGACTCGCTCGCCACCGCCGAGGTCGCGAAACGGCCGTGGTGGCGGCGGTTGCTGCCCCGGCGCCGGGTGCGGAAGGCGGGCAGCCGTCCGTCGAGACCGGGCGACGGCCGGGGACGGCGGGCCCTTTCGCTCGCCGCGCGGCGGATCCGCGCCGCGATCGGGGTCGTGATCCTCGTCGGTGGTCTGGTGGTGGGGCTCTACCCGCCGTTGCGCACCGCCGCGCTGCACCAGGTGGACCGGCTCAGGCAATGGGTGCTCGACACCGCGGAAACGGCACTGGGCCCGGTTCGCCCGTCCACTGTGGACGGTCCAGGTGGGTCGCCGGACCATCCGCCCAAAGCCGCTTTCGACACGTTCAAGAACACCTACTGGGCGACGACCTGGGACGCCCGGAAACGACCCTCGCTGGTGATCAAGCTGAACGGCCCTGTCGCGTTGCGCAAGGTCATCGTGACCAGTGGCGCGAGCGACGCCTTCGCCGCGCACGGCCGTCCCGCGTCCCTCGAGTTCTCGTACTCGAACGAGAAGTCCGACATCGTCTCGGTGCGCGACAGCCCGCAGCCCCAGGAACTCGCCCTCACCAACGCCGTCGGGGTGACCGGGCTGAAGATCACCGTGTCGGCGGTGCACGCGGCGCAGGACGCCAAGGACGTGGCGGTCGCCGAGGTCGAGCTGTTCGGTATCGGTGGCTGA
- a CDS encoding VgrG-related protein, giving the protein MSTPWQDDPVASSIHIGPAKRPLPPAVAKSVLRVTVDTHLHLPDMFEIVVTDRDASAQALRALAIGTEVAIGGAAPGHPNDPRLLMSGEVTSIEAEYHSTASIVFRGYAEDHRLQRTKRTRTFLDMTDSDIARKIATEAGLMIGVIEPTTVTHQHTGQVNQTDWDFLVRRAAAIGYQVGVTCGRFEFRAAAGPSEPVVLALGANLLSFSARVTAGNLAPFTEVRIWDPLAARVVSEQRSPSTSTARLPDDVPVVARRFSGMAPAAPAAPGGIHGPAPSEQATVVSELPLGWGAAISAAARQAADGLSERMSDTFAEASGEAVGDPWLGAGRMVEVRGVAATFAGTWLLTRTRHRFEFGSYRTSFEVSGRQDRSLLGLANGVADTGERVPGVVCGIVSNINDPLRKGRVKVTLPWLSPQYESDWACPVQAGAGQASGTVFLPEVGDEVLVGFEFGDIRRPYVLGGIVNDHSQATLGGEPVRVEGATASVVRRGIVAPSGSRLLFHDEAPAVSLIELGTGAADLTLQVDQQAGTVLLRCDPQPAAGGGPAVGKLTIECGPAGTIDLVAGQGGTITVDGGAQLNLTAQAAISIESAGVVEIKGNPIKLN; this is encoded by the coding sequence GTGAGTACGCCGTGGCAGGACGACCCGGTGGCCTCGTCGATCCACATCGGACCGGCGAAGCGCCCGCTTCCGCCCGCCGTCGCGAAGTCCGTCCTGCGTGTCACCGTGGACACGCATCTGCACCTGCCGGACATGTTCGAGATCGTCGTCACCGATCGTGACGCGAGCGCGCAGGCGTTGCGGGCGCTGGCGATCGGCACGGAGGTGGCGATCGGCGGCGCGGCGCCCGGGCATCCGAACGATCCGCGTCTCCTGATGAGCGGCGAGGTGACGTCGATCGAAGCCGAGTACCACTCGACGGCGTCGATCGTCTTCCGCGGCTACGCCGAGGATCATCGACTGCAGCGGACGAAGCGGACCCGGACCTTCCTCGACATGACGGACTCGGACATCGCGCGGAAGATCGCCACCGAGGCCGGGCTGATGATCGGCGTGATCGAGCCGACGACGGTCACCCACCAGCACACCGGCCAGGTGAACCAGACCGATTGGGACTTCCTCGTCCGCCGGGCCGCGGCCATCGGCTACCAGGTCGGCGTCACCTGCGGCCGCTTCGAATTCCGCGCGGCCGCGGGCCCGAGCGAACCGGTGGTCCTGGCGCTGGGCGCGAACCTGCTGTCGTTCTCCGCCAGGGTCACCGCCGGGAACCTCGCCCCGTTCACGGAGGTCCGGATCTGGGATCCGCTCGCGGCGAGAGTGGTCAGCGAGCAGCGGTCGCCGTCCACCTCCACCGCCCGGCTGCCGGACGACGTCCCCGTTGTCGCCAGGCGCTTTTCGGGTATGGCTCCCGCTGCTCCAGCGGCGCCGGGAGGTATTCACGGACCGGCGCCGTCCGAGCAGGCGACCGTCGTCTCGGAACTGCCCTTGGGCTGGGGTGCGGCGATCAGCGCGGCCGCGAGGCAGGCGGCGGACGGTCTGTCCGAGCGGATGTCGGACACATTCGCCGAAGCCTCCGGCGAGGCTGTCGGCGATCCCTGGCTCGGCGCGGGGCGGATGGTCGAGGTCCGCGGGGTCGCCGCGACCTTCGCGGGGACCTGGCTGCTCACCCGGACGCGACACCGGTTCGAGTTCGGGTCCTACCGGACGTCGTTCGAGGTCAGCGGCCGTCAGGACCGTTCGCTGCTCGGCCTCGCCAACGGGGTCGCGGACACCGGCGAGCGGGTGCCCGGCGTGGTCTGCGGGATCGTCAGCAACATCAACGACCCGCTCCGGAAGGGCCGGGTCAAGGTGACCCTGCCGTGGCTCTCACCGCAGTACGAATCCGACTGGGCCTGCCCGGTGCAGGCGGGCGCGGGGCAGGCGAGTGGGACCGTCTTCCTGCCGGAGGTCGGCGACGAAGTGCTCGTGGGCTTCGAGTTCGGTGACATCCGGCGTCCGTACGTGCTCGGCGGGATCGTCAACGACCACAGCCAGGCCACTCTCGGCGGCGAACCCGTCCGGGTCGAGGGAGCGACGGCTTCGGTGGTGCGCCGGGGGATCGTCGCACCGTCGGGCTCCCGGCTGCTGTTCCACGACGAGGCTCCCGCGGTGTCACTGATCGAACTCGGCACCGGGGCCGCCGATCTCACGCTGCAGGTCGACCAGCAGGCGGGCACCGTCCTGCTGCGCTGCGATCCCCAGCCCGCCGCCGGCGGTGGCCCCGCCGTCGGCAAGCTGACCATCGAATGCGGCCCGGCGGGAACGATCGACCTGGTGGCCGGGCAGGGCGGAACGATCACCGTGGACGGTGGCGCGCAACTGAATCTCACCGCACAGGCCGCGATCAGCATCGAGAGCGCCGGTGTCGTCGAGATCAAGGGCAATCCGATCAAGCTGAATTGA
- a CDS encoding phage tail protein encodes MPSIAKPGLSTPGKALEMLTGQVSMSHHFVIQIDHGQYDFGRWAKASGLSVSWAKHGYRPGNTNVERFQPGVPSYGTISLSRAACTDSSTVQKWLATIVRRRQLLSGAVYLVDFLGLPMITWKLKEFYPIGWKIGEFDSGGARPVIETLELAHGGFLDDEVRKP; translated from the coding sequence ATGCCATCGATAGCCAAACCGGGTCTTTCGACACCGGGAAAAGCGCTGGAGATGCTGACCGGGCAGGTCAGCATGAGCCACCACTTCGTGATCCAGATCGACCACGGGCAGTACGACTTCGGCCGGTGGGCCAAGGCGTCCGGGCTGAGTGTCAGCTGGGCGAAACACGGTTACCGGCCGGGGAACACCAACGTCGAACGGTTCCAGCCAGGCGTGCCCTCCTACGGCACCATCAGCCTTTCGCGCGCCGCGTGCACCGACTCGTCCACCGTCCAGAAGTGGCTGGCCACCATCGTCCGGAGACGGCAGTTGCTCAGCGGCGCGGTCTACCTGGTCGATTTCCTCGGACTGCCGATGATCACCTGGAAACTCAAGGAGTTCTATCCGATCGGCTGGAAGATCGGCGAGTTCGACTCGGGCGGCGCCCGGCCGGTGATCGAGACGCTCGAACTCGCCCACGGCGGCTTCCTCGACGACGAGGTGCGCAAGCCATGA
- a CDS encoding GPW/gp25 family protein, with amino-acid sequence MSDHGIAFPIGFTPWGTFAVAGRARKVEQAMVLVLLTYPGERAHRPDFGCRLRDFVFEPVTPDTAARLAAEVRRALEVWEERAEVLAIDVTPDEAAHGLLHIAIGYRLTGSSERRELVVPFSVLPEDKVS; translated from the coding sequence ATGAGCGACCACGGGATCGCCTTCCCGATCGGCTTCACGCCGTGGGGGACTTTCGCGGTGGCCGGGCGGGCACGCAAGGTCGAACAGGCGATGGTGCTCGTCCTGCTGACTTATCCGGGCGAGCGCGCGCACCGGCCCGATTTCGGCTGCAGGCTGCGGGATTTCGTCTTCGAGCCGGTGACCCCGGACACCGCGGCCCGGCTCGCCGCCGAGGTGCGCCGCGCGCTGGAGGTGTGGGAGGAGCGGGCCGAGGTCCTCGCGATCGACGTCACCCCGGACGAGGCCGCGCACGGCCTGCTGCACATCGCGATCGGCTACCGGCTCACCGGGTCCTCCGAGCGGCGCGAACTGGTGGTCCCGTTCTCCGTGCTGCCGGAAGACAAGGTGTCCTGA
- a CDS encoding phage tail protein has protein sequence MIHGKINSAAAAAGLSPARSGAKTRADRYGMTMWFNVIVPDLDGSARTGSLGLWSGCSGLDVQFAPEGPLDEAGSYDSPRYLPGKITYGKVTLERAMTTAGSLKVRRWLQQQVADWLDGGGGPRRDRPAITVQLFSGLSPEDHVVHTWKLRDAMPVSWSVPTLSSSGGGIAIEKLSFVHNGFLDTAAVAGGRPTGERARLRITEAQAPATGVTFHCSPAKFSLNQSRQVKLKEGKTYRDGAKVVDDDALSLKLNDLLLEGTDDVQDGITKLKKWLEPLPDGKPVSSVPPPISKDAKPLSCGQCGQKPPSTRPEARYANLTLSLGADVAYLPSAVVLKSIDVNFTRFTADGKPSRAVIGLVLQEKPGTKGRP, from the coding sequence ATGATCCACGGGAAGATCAACTCGGCGGCCGCCGCGGCGGGCTTGAGCCCGGCCAGATCGGGGGCGAAAACGCGGGCCGACCGCTACGGCATGACCATGTGGTTCAACGTGATCGTGCCGGACCTCGACGGCTCGGCGCGGACCGGTTCGCTGGGCCTGTGGTCGGGCTGTTCGGGGCTCGACGTGCAGTTCGCCCCGGAGGGCCCGCTCGACGAGGCGGGCAGCTACGACTCGCCCCGGTACCTGCCCGGCAAGATCACCTACGGCAAGGTGACCCTGGAGCGCGCCATGACGACGGCGGGATCGCTGAAGGTCCGGCGGTGGCTGCAACAACAGGTGGCCGACTGGCTGGACGGCGGAGGCGGCCCCCGGCGGGATCGGCCGGCGATCACCGTCCAGCTGTTCAGCGGGCTGAGCCCGGAGGATCACGTCGTCCACACGTGGAAACTGCGGGACGCGATGCCCGTCTCCTGGTCCGTGCCCACGTTGTCCAGCTCCGGCGGCGGCATCGCGATCGAGAAGCTTTCGTTCGTGCACAACGGGTTCCTGGACACCGCCGCGGTCGCCGGTGGCCGCCCGACCGGGGAACGGGCACGGCTGCGGATCACGGAGGCGCAGGCCCCGGCCACCGGCGTGACGTTCCACTGCAGCCCGGCGAAGTTCAGCCTCAACCAATCACGGCAGGTGAAACTCAAAGAGGGCAAGACCTACCGCGACGGCGCGAAGGTCGTCGACGACGACGCGCTCAGCCTCAAGCTCAACGACCTCCTCCTGGAAGGAACCGACGACGTCCAGGACGGGATCACCAAACTCAAGAAATGGCTCGAACCCCTTCCCGACGGGAAACCCGTCAGCTCCGTGCCGCCGCCTATCAGCAAGGACGCCAAACCGCTCAGCTGTGGGCAGTGCGGCCAAAAACCCCCGTCGACCCGTCCGGAGGCCCGGTACGCGAACCTCACGCTCTCACTCGGTGCCGACGTCGCCTACCTGCCCAGCGCCGTCGTCCTCAAGAGCATCGACGTGAACTTCACCCGGTTCACCGCCGACGGCAAGCCCAGCCGGGCCGTCATCGGCCTGGTACTGCAGGAAAAACCCGGTACGAAGGGACGGCCGTGA
- a CDS encoding eCIS core domain-containing protein codes for MRWPFRRNRPPGRVPTPRRHWARLPVLGTTVALRPPLLSPLHRPPPVTGATPLVPDAAVTVLLFPERRGGAHRGRMNGLVRLIEPLEEPPSGEVGETVGPAVTAGETFEPEPPPPVRRRASPAPAPAPRPVLTKVTEESVGEPTEPVQPFRSITEVERLFAEYEANDVAGLAALTGFSSVTGPPTTVPEPPRPEVRRLRRPTLGQTRRLARASSAGEPGAPASEKGTASVQNRGPAEPPMVPGEVPEPVVFEHEPPATQDPGFAVPVEIAGDFAVPPEVVSHPDAGPAVPESSGWVEPVAGPVSDTPVPVEAASVLAVPPEVVSRPVAGPVIPERPGRAEPVAGSDSGIAVPIETTSVLATPTEAASDVAPDPASSLPVETESPKYGDTAKETSTSEIVLPQPIPQDDMPHPAVTTPKSLVHEEVSPHVYRAAIAPLTSPPPLLEADHPERSTLQVPETIADSFRAQFGVDVADVSVRRGKTVSAQAAAISARAFTTGGEVFLPDEAGALDTVNARGLLVHELTHVAQQRMLGAAMPPEVSADGAELERRALEAERWARGENTAPEALVHRQVAAGAPQAAPPEVVRAEEKAPDGVAPVQAEPEQGLSWSIDDTFPDRAVAPEPAAPERTDADLLTRLDRMDAAITRLDERDREVPARENPDLLADRLYHRLRHRLRGELLVDRERRGTLADRW; via the coding sequence ATGCGCTGGCCGTTCCGGCGGAATCGCCCGCCCGGCCGGGTGCCGACGCCCCGGCGCCACTGGGCCCGGCTGCCCGTGCTCGGCACGACGGTCGCGCTCCGGCCGCCCTTGCTCAGCCCGCTTCACCGGCCGCCACCGGTCACGGGCGCGACGCCCCTCGTCCCCGATGCGGCGGTGACCGTCCTCCTGTTCCCCGAGCGCCGGGGTGGCGCGCATCGCGGCCGGATGAACGGTCTGGTCCGGCTCATCGAGCCCTTGGAAGAGCCGCCTTCCGGAGAAGTGGGGGAGACGGTCGGTCCGGCCGTCACGGCGGGGGAGACGTTCGAGCCGGAACCGCCACCGCCAGTACGGCGACGGGCGTCACCGGCTCCCGCTCCGGCACCGCGTCCGGTGCTCACCAAGGTGACGGAGGAGTCCGTCGGCGAGCCGACCGAACCGGTGCAGCCGTTTCGCAGCATCACCGAGGTCGAGCGGCTGTTCGCCGAGTACGAGGCGAACGACGTCGCCGGATTGGCGGCACTCACCGGGTTCTCTTCGGTCACCGGGCCGCCGACGACGGTTCCCGAGCCTCCACGGCCCGAGGTGCGACGGCTTCGACGCCCGACGCTGGGCCAGACACGCAGGCTCGCGCGGGCGTCGTCCGCCGGGGAACCGGGTGCGCCGGCCTCGGAGAAGGGCACGGCTTCGGTCCAGAATCGTGGCCCGGCCGAACCTCCCATGGTTCCGGGTGAAGTCCCCGAGCCCGTCGTGTTCGAACACGAGCCGCCTGCCACTCAGGATCCCGGCTTCGCTGTGCCCGTCGAGATCGCAGGTGATTTCGCCGTACCGCCGGAGGTGGTGAGCCATCCGGATGCCGGTCCGGCGGTACCGGAATCGTCGGGATGGGTGGAGCCGGTCGCCGGTCCGGTTTCAGACACCCCTGTGCCTGTCGAGGCCGCAAGCGTTCTCGCTGTGCCGCCGGAGGTGGTGAGCCGTCCAGTCGCCGGTCCGGTGATACCGGAACGGCCAGGGCGGGCGGAGCCGGTCGCTGGCTCGGATTCCGGCATCGCTGTGCCCATCGAAACCACGAGCGTTCTCGCTACGCCAACGGAAGCAGCGAGCGATGTCGCACCGGATCCCGCCTCAAGTCTGCCTGTCGAGACGGAATCGCCGAAATACGGCGACACCGCGAAGGAGACGAGTACTTCCGAGATCGTCCTGCCGCAGCCGATCCCTCAAGATGACATGCCCCACCCGGCCGTCACCACTCCGAAGTCCCTTGTGCACGAGGAAGTGAGCCCGCACGTCTACCGTGCCGCGATCGCGCCGCTGACCAGCCCGCCCCCGCTCCTCGAAGCGGACCACCCCGAACGCTCGACACTGCAGGTGCCCGAGACGATCGCCGACTCGTTCCGCGCTCAGTTCGGCGTCGACGTCGCGGATGTCTCGGTGCGGCGAGGGAAGACCGTGAGCGCGCAGGCCGCCGCGATCTCCGCGCGGGCCTTCACGACCGGCGGGGAAGTCTTCCTGCCCGACGAGGCGGGCGCGCTGGACACCGTGAACGCCCGCGGCCTGCTCGTGCACGAGCTCACCCACGTCGCGCAGCAGCGGATGCTCGGGGCGGCCATGCCACCCGAGGTCTCCGCCGACGGCGCCGAACTCGAACGCCGGGCGCTGGAGGCCGAACGCTGGGCACGCGGCGAGAACACGGCGCCCGAAGCGCTGGTACATCGGCAGGTCGCCGCCGGAGCACCGCAAGCCGCACCGCCCGAGGTGGTGCGGGCGGAGGAGAAAGCACCTGACGGCGTCGCTCCTGTCCAAGCTGAGCCGGAGCAGGGACTTTCGTGGTCGATCGACGACACGTTCCCGGACAGGGCCGTGGCCCCGGAACCCGCCGCGCCCGAGCGGACCGACGCCGACCTTCTCACCCGGCTCGACCGCATGGACGCGGCGATCACCCGCCTGGACGAGCGGGACCGGGAGGTTCCCGCGCGCGAGAACCCCGATCTTCTCGCCGACCGCCTCTACCACCGCCTCCGGCACCGGCTGCGCGGGGAACTCCTTGTCGACCGCGAGCGCCGGGGCACGCTCGCCGACCGCTGGTGA
- a CDS encoding putative baseplate assembly protein, whose protein sequence is MPLPTPDLDDRRFADLVEDAIRLVRQSCPEWTDRTASDPGMTLIEAFAAMTDQLLGRLNRVPDRLHVKFLDLIGLRLVPPTPAGAPLTFWLSSPARTTMTVPRGTEAGTDRTETAEPIVFTTTEELTMPPCAVELLRTRDPDEEESVQRASGAGFPAFSQPPKVGDELLIGLDHAVPGCAVRLDFACRTEGLGVAPADPPLAWEAWTGEGWAACELDSDTTGGLNQDGAVVLHLPPEHCSGTVDGALAAWLRARVVPVEHGGPYYTAPPVIGRLGAGTVGGTVESLHAELVFGEVLGTAAGVAGQVFEVRSRPLLGGVGAPVVEIGSDDGWQEWTEVPDFADSGPGDRHFRLDAVLGEVSFGPVVRLPDGGLRWHGAIPAEGAVVRLSGYATGGGSAGNVARAAIRVLKSSVPFVSAVENRKAAQGGTEGETLAEARDRAPLLLRSRARAVTAEDYEVLARQEVPEAARVRCVTAGGEDVPGGTVKVLVIPAAAQETGRIVFADLLPPPAMLDRLAARLDHVRVIGTTVLVEPPRYRGVTVVARLTTLTRADRRRISADALDGLYRFLNPLPGGGPDGLGWPFGRSVRIGDIYGVLQAVRGVEFVEEVRLFTADPVTGKRGTEQPNITVEPNSLIYSFDHQVRVEER, encoded by the coding sequence ATGCCACTGCCCACCCCCGATCTGGACGACCGGCGGTTCGCCGACCTGGTCGAAGACGCGATCCGCCTGGTGCGCCAGTCCTGTCCGGAATGGACGGACCGGACCGCCTCCGACCCGGGGATGACGCTGATCGAGGCGTTCGCCGCGATGACCGATCAACTGCTGGGCAGGCTGAACCGGGTCCCGGACCGGCTGCACGTGAAGTTCCTCGACCTGATCGGGCTCCGGCTGGTCCCGCCGACCCCGGCCGGGGCACCGCTGACGTTCTGGCTGTCCAGCCCCGCCAGGACGACGATGACCGTGCCGCGCGGGACGGAGGCGGGAACCGACCGCACCGAAACGGCCGAGCCGATCGTGTTCACCACCACCGAAGAGCTGACCATGCCGCCCTGCGCCGTCGAACTGCTCCGGACCAGGGACCCGGACGAGGAAGAAAGCGTCCAGCGCGCCAGCGGCGCCGGGTTTCCCGCGTTTTCCCAGCCGCCCAAGGTCGGCGACGAACTGCTGATCGGGCTCGACCACGCGGTACCCGGCTGCGCCGTGCGCCTCGACTTCGCCTGCCGGACCGAAGGACTCGGTGTCGCCCCCGCCGACCCGCCGCTCGCGTGGGAGGCGTGGACCGGCGAAGGCTGGGCCGCCTGCGAACTGGACAGCGACACGACCGGCGGGCTGAACCAGGACGGCGCCGTCGTCCTGCACCTGCCCCCGGAGCACTGCTCCGGGACGGTGGACGGCGCTCTCGCGGCTTGGCTGCGGGCCAGGGTCGTTCCGGTGGAGCACGGCGGGCCCTACTACACCGCGCCGCCGGTCATCGGACGGCTCGGCGCCGGCACGGTCGGCGGCACGGTGGAATCCCTGCACGCGGAACTGGTCTTCGGCGAGGTGCTCGGCACCGCGGCCGGCGTGGCGGGCCAGGTGTTCGAGGTCAGGTCGCGGCCGCTGCTGGGCGGGGTGGGCGCACCGGTCGTCGAGATCGGGTCGGACGACGGGTGGCAGGAGTGGACCGAGGTACCCGACTTCGCCGACAGCGGGCCCGGCGACCGGCACTTCCGCCTCGACGCCGTGCTCGGCGAGGTCTCTTTCGGCCCGGTCGTACGGCTGCCCGACGGCGGCCTCCGATGGCACGGCGCGATCCCGGCCGAGGGGGCGGTGGTCCGGCTGAGCGGCTACGCGACCGGCGGCGGCTCGGCGGGAAACGTGGCACGGGCGGCGATCCGCGTACTCAAGTCTTCGGTGCCGTTCGTGTCCGCCGTCGAAAACCGCAAGGCGGCCCAGGGCGGTACCGAGGGGGAGACCCTCGCCGAAGCCCGCGACCGCGCCCCGCTGCTGTTGCGGAGCCGGGCGCGCGCCGTCACCGCGGAAGACTACGAAGTTCTGGCCAGGCAAGAGGTTCCGGAGGCGGCGCGGGTCCGCTGCGTGACCGCCGGGGGTGAGGACGTGCCGGGCGGGACGGTCAAGGTGCTGGTGATCCCGGCCGCCGCCCAGGAGACCGGCCGGATCGTCTTCGCCGACCTGCTCCCGCCGCCCGCCATGCTCGACAGGCTCGCCGCACGGCTCGACCACGTACGCGTCATCGGCACGACGGTGCTGGTCGAGCCGCCGCGCTACCGGGGCGTGACCGTGGTCGCCAGGCTCACCACGCTGACGCGCGCCGACCGGCGGCGGATCTCCGCGGACGCGCTCGACGGGCTGTACCGGTTCCTGAACCCGTTGCCGGGCGGCGGCCCGGACGGGCTCGGCTGGCCGTTCGGGCGCTCGGTGCGGATCGGCGACATCTACGGCGTGCTGCAGGCCGTCCGCGGGGTGGAGTTCGTCGAGGAGGTGCGCCTGTTCACCGCCGACCCGGTGACCGGCAAACGCGGCACGGAGCAGCCGAACATCACGGTGGAGCCGAACAGCCTGATCTATTCGTTCGACCACCAGGTCCGGGTGGAGGAACGCTGA
- a CDS encoding phage tail protein — protein sequence MRGTPSGLGTPSPLGEILPAVFQDDVTVMMLTAALDRVLAPVFAVLDCLPGYLDPALAPEDFLDWLAGWVGAELAPSWPLGRRRAVVAAAAGLHRARGTVAGLRADLETATGGRVEITDSGGVEWSLTPTTPEPDRAPELTVVVEGGSLDLAAVEALVAAAKPAHVHHHVTVTAAK from the coding sequence ATGCGAGGTACCCCGTCCGGGCTCGGGACCCCGAGCCCGCTGGGCGAGATCCTGCCCGCGGTGTTCCAGGACGACGTGACGGTGATGATGCTGACCGCCGCGCTCGACCGGGTGCTGGCGCCGGTGTTCGCGGTGCTCGACTGCCTGCCCGGCTACCTCGATCCGGCGCTGGCGCCGGAGGACTTCCTGGACTGGCTGGCGGGCTGGGTCGGCGCCGAACTGGCACCGTCCTGGCCGCTGGGCAGGCGCCGCGCCGTCGTCGCCGCGGCCGCCGGCCTGCACCGGGCTCGAGGGACGGTCGCCGGGCTGCGCGCGGATCTGGAGACGGCGACCGGTGGCCGGGTCGAGATCACCGACAGCGGCGGGGTGGAGTGGTCACTGACCCCGACGACGCCCGAGCCGGACCGGGCGCCCGAGCTGACGGTCGTCGTCGAGGGCGGTTCCCTGGACCTGGCGGCGGTCGAAGCGCTTGTCGCGGCCGCGAAGCCCGCGCACGTCCACCATCACGTCACGGTCACCGCCGCGAAGTGA
- a CDS encoding DUF6760 family protein, translating to MTYTADRLWKEVVYVAYYLHWPSAEILDLEHHVRTKVIGEIGGIHTELGP from the coding sequence TTGACGTACACGGCCGACCGCCTCTGGAAGGAGGTCGTGTACGTGGCCTACTACCTGCATTGGCCGTCCGCCGAGATCCTCGACCTGGAGCACCACGTCAGGACGAAGGTCATCGGGGAGATCGGCGGCATCCACACGGAACTCGGTCCCTGA
- a CDS encoding phage tail protein, giving the protein MTSSLTSQTQVVSAASFVVEFTGSPIGRMAFSELGGITSKVASQEYIFSDATGKVNHTKQFGKTEPPTISVKRGLDQAGSNAILAWHAFARSGDNSARCPGTLTVFDAGGTVQATYHLEEAWISEVNITSVKAGTSDVAMIECKITCASITGAGNR; this is encoded by the coding sequence ATGACGTCCAGTCTCACCAGCCAGACCCAGGTGGTCAGCGCGGCGAGCTTCGTGGTGGAGTTCACCGGCTCGCCCATCGGCCGGATGGCGTTCTCGGAACTCGGCGGCATCACCTCGAAGGTGGCTTCCCAGGAGTACATCTTCAGCGACGCCACCGGAAAGGTGAACCACACCAAGCAGTTCGGCAAGACCGAACCGCCGACGATCTCCGTCAAGCGCGGCCTCGACCAGGCGGGCAGCAACGCCATCCTCGCCTGGCACGCGTTCGCTCGCAGCGGCGACAACAGCGCGCGGTGTCCCGGCACGCTCACCGTCTTCGACGCGGGCGGAACCGTCCAGGCGACCTACCATCTCGAAGAAGCCTGGATCTCCGAAGTGAACATCACCAGTGTCAAGGCGGGAACTTCGGACGTCGCGATGATCGAATGCAAGATCACCTGCGCGTCGATCACCGGTGCGGGGAACCGCTGA